GAGCAGGGCGCCGAGGCGTTCCAGCCGCTCCGCGTCCCAGCCGGTGGTGCCGACGACGGCGTGCATCCCGTGCTCGACGGCGAACCGGACGTTGGCTTCGGTGCTGTCCGGAACGGTCAGGTCCACCACGTACTGCGCACCGGCGGAAACGAGCGTTTCCAGCGAATCCCCGCGGCCCAGGGCAGCCACCAGTTTCAGGTCCGGTGCCGCTTCCACGGCTTTAACGGCTTCGGATCCCATGCGGCCGCCGGCCCCGAGGACCGCCACGGCGAGTTGCTCAGTCATACCCCCAGATTACCGGTCACTGCGGGGCGTCGCTGACACCCACCCACTCGGACGTGCCGTCGTTGAAGCCCTGTTCCTTCCAGATGGGCACCCGTGCCTTGACGGTGTCCACCAGTTCGGAGCAGGCGGCAAAGGCGACGCCGCGGTGCGCGGCACCCACGGCCGCCACCAGGGCGGCGTCCCCGATCTCCAGCGGCCCGGTGCGGTGCCCCACCCAGATCCGCACGCCGTCGTGTGCCGCGGCAATATCCGCCGCCACCTCGGCGATGACCTGCTCAGCTGAGGGGTGTGCGCTGTAGGAAAGGCTCGCAACGCCGCGGCCGCCGTCGTGGTTGCGGACGATTCCGCTGAAACCCACCACCGCCCCGCACTCCGGCGACCATGCGGCGTCGTGCGCGTGCTCGGCGTTCAGCGGCAGATCCGAGACCGTCGCATTGACGACTTCGGAGGCCGCGGCGCCTCCGGGCGCGCTCTGCTCAATGTCCATGGTGTCCCTCCAGTTGTCCGCAGATGTGCCCGATGATTGGTTCCAGCACCGCAAGCCCGTCAGCCACGGCACCGGGTGATCCGGGAAGGTTCACGATAAAGGTGCGCCCGACCGTGCCGGCGTAGCCGCGGCTGATGGCGGCCATCGGCGTTTTGGTCCGGCCGTCGGCCCGCAGCGCCTCCATGATGCCCGGAACCTCGCGCTCCAGCAGCGGAAGTGTCTGCTCGGGGGTGTGGTCATCCGGGCTCAGGCCCGTGCCGCCACTGGTGAGGATGACCGCCGGTTCAAGCGCAAGCATGCGGCGCAGCGACTCCCCCACGCCGTCGCCGTCGGGCACCACCTCGGCCAGCACGACGTCGAAGCCCAGGGCATAGAGCCAGTCCGACGCCAGCGGACCGCACTCGTCCTCGTATTCACCGCGCGCGGCACGTGTGGAGGCGATCAGGACGCCCGCCGTGCGGCGTGGCGGCTGCTGCGGCGCTGCGGGTCCGGCCGTCACAGGGACCAGTCTCCGCTTTTTCCGCCGGACTTGGCGAGCACCCGGATGTCCGTGATGGACGCGTGCTTGTCCACTGCCTTGATCATGTCGTACAGCGTCAGTGCCGCCACGGACGCCGCAGTCAGGGCTTCCATCTCCACGCCGGTCAGGGCCTTGGTTTTTGCGGTGGCCAGGATGACGACGTCGGTCTCCCCCGGTTCAAAGTCCACGGTCACCTTGGTCAACGGCAGCGGATGGCACAGCGGAATCAGGGTGGACGTCTGCTTGGCGCCCATGATGCCGGCAACGCGGGATACCGCCAGCGCGTCACCCTTGGGCAGGCCGCCCTCGGAGACCAGCTTCACGACTTCGGCAGTGGTCCGCAGCCGGGCCGTGGCTGTGGCGATGCGGGTGGTTTCGGTCTTGGCGGAAACATCCACCATGTGGGCGGAGCCGTCTTCGCGGACGTGGGTGAGCCCGGGCTGCTGCCCGTCGGTGCCGGTCATGAAAAGACTCCTTGCGAGAATGCGGTTAGTTCAAAAGCCATACTGTCACTTCCGCGCCGGCCGGCAGCGTCTGCACTCCGGCGGGAATGTGGACCAGGGCGTTGGAGGACGCCAATGCGTGGACCAGATGCGAGCTTGGACCACCGACCAGCTCCACTCGGCCCGCCGTCCCCGGCTCGGTGGGGGCCGTGTAGCGGCCCCGCCGCACCTGGTGCTTGGCGGCAGGGCTCTGTGCTTCAGCGGTCAGCACTGCCGCCAGCTCCGGGCGCGGTGCAGGCAGGCCGGTCACGGCGCCGAGGGCCGGGCGCAGGAACACCTCGAAGGAGACCACTGAGCTCACCGGATTACCCGGAAAGCCAAGGAAGGGAATACCGTCAACGGACCCGATCGCCTGGGGGCCTCCGGGCTGCATGGCAACGGGGAGGAACTGCACGCCCTCCCCCGTCAGGGCCAGCCGGACCACCTCGTAGGCGCCCATGCTGATGCCGCCGGAGGTGAGGACCAGATCAACGGGATGGCGTGCCAGGTCCTCACGGAGCTGGGCCAGGAAACGGTCCGGGGAATCCGCCAGGATGCGGGTCCGCACCACTTCGGCGCCGGCTTCGTGCAGGCTGACGGCCAGCAGCGTGGAGTTGGCATCATGGATCTGTCCCGGCGCCAGCGCATGCCCCGGTTCCACCACCTCGTCACCGGTGCTGAGCAGCAATACCCGGAACAGAGCACGGACCTGCACGGCCGGGATGCCCAGCGCGGCCAGCAGGCCCAGCTGCAGTGCGCCCAGCCGCGTTCCGGCCGGCAGGGCCACCGATCCGGCGCGGATATCGCTGCCGGCGGCCCGAATGTAGTCTCCGGGCAGCGTGCCGGAGGGGAGGCTGACCGTGGCCCCGGGCCGGTCCCGGTCCGCGAAGAACGTATCCGGGACCGCACGTTCAATGGGTACGACGGCGTCGGCACCGGCCGGCAGCATGGCGCCGGTCATGATCGGAGCGGCGGTTCCCGGAGCCAGGGCAGGAGCCGCTATGCCGGCGGGAATCGGTTCGCTGATCGCCAGCGGAACGGTCTGCCCCGTGGCGGAGGCCAGGTCAGCCGTCCGGACGGCATACCCGTCCATCTGGGAATTATCGAAGGGCGGAAGGCTGCCGGGTGCCCGGACATCAGCGGCCAGGATCCGCCCTGCCGCCGACACGAGGTCCACAGTGTCCGTGCCTTGCGGGGCGGCGGCCAGGCGGCCTTCCAGCAGCCGAAGCACTGCGCCGCGGTGTTCTTCGACCGTCCGGGTCGCTGCCCTGCGGATCACTGCTGCCCCCGTAGCCGCCGGCGCAGCATCGCCAGCTCAGCTTCCGTCAGACCGCTTGAGAGGAGGTAGCCGGCAGCGTCCCCATGGTGTTCGTGGATCCACTCAAGCGCCCGGTTGATGGCCGCTTCGGGGGCACCGGTCACCAAAGCCACCACATCATCCGTCAGGGGAACGCCCAGATCCTTGATCATGCCGAGCATCCGGTCGGCCCATTCCCCGGACAGGTTGGCCTCGCTTTTCCGGTAGTCCGCCGTTACGGCGTCCGCTTCCACGCCGGCGGCGCTGAGGATCAGTGCCACCGCCACTCCGGTCCGATCCTTGCCCGCGGTGCAGTGCACCAGGACCGCCGAACCTTCATCGGTGCCGGCGACGGCACGGGCGGTTTCAGCAAACACCGTGCTGCCGTCCTGCAGCATTTCGGTGTAGATACCGCCCAGCGTTGGCAGCTGGGCCACAGCGGCCTCCACCGCGCGGGCTGCCGCGCCGGCGTTGCCGGACTGCCGGGCGCGCTGCATCTCTTCCTGGGCTGCTCCGGTGAAGGCACCTTCAAACAGCGGCAGGTTCAACCGGGTGAAGGAGCGTGCCGCGGGCAGCCGGTCCGGTGCCATGCGCTGCTCGGCGGGGGTCCGCAGATCTACGATCACGTCGATCCCCGACTCAGCCAGGCTTGCCAGCCCGCGGGGAGTCAGCGCGCTGATGGCATCTGACCGGTAGAGGACTCCGGGGGCGCTGCGGCCTCCCCCGGCCAGCGGCAGCCCGCCGGTGTCCCGGAAATTTACTGTGCCTTCCAGCGTGGTGATTCTCACAAACCGAGCCTAGCGCGCATTCATCTGAACCGTGTGCAGGCCGGTGGCGCCGTCGGGGACCACCGGGCGCTCGCGTTCGTCCTGCGCCGCTCCCGTCGCATCGATGGCGCGGACGGTGACCTCGTGGTCCCCGGCGCCCAGGTCCAGGACCGCGGACCACTGCACCCAGGTGTCCGCCGAGATTCCGGTGGCCAGGTCCGCGTCCTGCCAGCGGCCGCCGTCGACCCTTACCTGTACGCCGCGGATGCCGGTGTGCTGCGCCCAGGCCATTCCGGCCACGGTCACGGCTCCGGCCTCTACTGACGCGCGGTTGGAGGGTGTGTCGATGCGGGAGGAGAGTTTGATGGGACCGCGTTCAGTCCAGCCCCGTTCGGTCCAGTAGGCCGTCTCATCGCTGAACCGGGTGACCTTCAGTTCGGTGACCCATTTGGTGGCCGAAACATAGCCATACAGGCCCGGCACCACCAGCCGGACCGGAAATCCGTGCTCCAGCGGCAGCGGCTCGCCGTTCATGCCCACCGCCAGCAGCGCATCACGGGAGTCGGTCAGTGCTTCGAGCGGGGTTGATGCCGTCCAGCCGTCGCGGCTGGTGGACAGCACCATGTCGGCGCCGTCCTGGACACCGGCGGCTGCCAGCAGGTCCCGGACCGGCCAGCCCAGCCACTTGGCGTTGCCGATCAGGCTGCCGCCCACTTCATTGGAGACGCAGGCCAGCGTCACATAACTCTCCTGCAGGGGCTTGGCCAGCAGTTCGGCGAAGCTGATCTCAACCTCGCGGTCCACCATGCCCGTCACCTTGAGGCTCCACTGCTCCGAGTTGACCAGCGGAACGCTCAGCGCGGTGTCGATCCGGTAGAAATCGGCAGCCGGTGTCAGCACCGGGTCCAGGCCGCTGATGCCCAGTTCAGCTCCGGCCGGGATGGGCTGTGCAGGGGTTACCGCGGCGGGCAGGACAATGCCGTCCCGCAGTCCCACAGTGGTGATCTGCCCCGCTCGGGAGGTGCCGGCTAGGGCACCCGCCGCCACAGCGACGCCGGCGCCGCCGCCCACCCCCAGCAGCACGTCCCGCCGCCGGGCGCCCATGTCCGCCGGAGCTGCGTCGCCCCACTTGCGGATGCGGTCCACAAAGGCCCGCAGCACCGCTAAGCCCACGGCGGCCGCCACCAGCGGCGGCACCAGGGACAGCAAACTCATCTGTGACCGGGTCAGCACGGCAACCAGTCCGGCCGCCCCGAACAGGGCAACGACGACGGCGCCTGCCGGCGGCCGGCGCAGCTCCAGGATCCCGGCGGCTGCTGCAAGGACAGCGATCACGGCCGCCATGGCGACGAGGAACGCGGCCTTGTCGGCGGTGCCGAACAGGCCGATGGCCCAGTCCTTGACCGGTCCCGGCATGGCGTCGATGACCACCGATCCCACTGCGCTCACCGGCGACAGGGACGGGCTCAGCAGCGCCGCGGAAAGTTCTCCGGCGGCTACGGCCAGTCCCACCGCCACGATTCCCGCCGCGGACGCCCAGAGGGTAAGGAACCGGTTGGTGCCGTTCATGATGCTCGTTTCTGTTGGTGCTGCATGACGTGTTGCTGGTGCGCCTCAGTCAGCGCGGCACCAGCAGCCCCACCCCAAGCCGGGCAAGCGCCAGCAGCACCAGGTACAACGAAATAAGGATCAGGCAGATTCCCAGCGCAATTTCGGGCTGGTTGGAGTTCAGGCTGAGTTCGATCTGCAGGGGCAGGGTCCGGGTGCGTCCTTCGATGCTGCCGGCGAAGGTGATGGTGGCGCCGTACTCCCCCAGGGACCGGGCGAAGGCCAGCAGGGCCCCCACGATGATTCCCGGCAGGGCCAGCGGAATGGTGATGTGGCGCAGGATCGCCGTTGGGCCCGCACCGGAGGTGGCGGCGGCCATTTCCAGGTCATGGTCCACGGCGCGCAGGCTGCTCAGCGACGCCACCACGAAGAAGGGCAGGGAAACAAACACCTGGACTATCAGCACGGCTGCGGGCGAATAGCCCACCCCCAGCCCGGCCGGTTCCAGGAACCGCCCGGCCAGCCCCTGCCGTCCCCAGAAGTACAGCAGCGCAATGCCCGAAACAACCGGAGAAAGCACCAGGGGTATGAGCAGGATGCCGCGCAGCACCTGCATCCAGGGCCCGGCCAGCTTGCTGAACAGCACGGCCAGGGGCAGCCCCAGCACCACGCAGATCAGTGTTGACCCCACGGAGGTTGTCACCGACAGAAGCAGCGCCGTGCGTGCTTCCGGTGCGGTCAGCAGCGCTCCCAGGGAAGCGAAGGGGACGTTCAGCAGCAGGGCCGCCACCGGTCCGGCGCAGAACAGCAGCGCCAGCGATGCCGGGATCCACAGCCAGGCCGGGGTGGTGGCCCGTGCGCCGCGTGTCATGCCCACGGCACGCCCGGCCGCTGACCCGTGGTCCCGCCTCTGCGTTCCCCGCCGCCGGTTCCGCTCCGGCTCATGTTCCCGGTGGCCGGAAGCCCGCGTCACGGAGGATGCCGGCGGCTTCCTCCCCTGCAAGCCACTCGTAGAATCGGACAGCTGCCTCATGCTCTGCTCCCTCCGCGGTCAGGGCCGCGGGGTACTGGTTGGGTTCGGGATCGCTCACTTCAAGATACGTCACCCCTTGCTTCGCAGCCGAGAGCGCATCGGTTTGGTACACCAGCCCGGCGTCCGCCTGCCCGGTCACCACTTTGGTCAGCACCGACCGCACGCTGTCCTCGCGGCTTTCGCCGGAGAGCGCCACACCGGCGGCGTCGAGCACACGCTCCGCCGCGCGTCCGCAGGGTACCGACGGCGCACAGACCGCCGCGCGCGCCGCACCGCCGCCCAGATCAGCCAGCGACGTGATTCCGGCCGGGTTGCCCGGCGCCAGCGCCAGGACCGTGGTGTTCCCGGCCACGACCTGCTCCCGGGAGACCAGCCCCTCCGCCCGCACCGCATCGAGCGCTTCCATGTCGGCGGCGATCACGACGTCGGCCGGCGCGCCGGACAGAAGCTGGCCCGACAACTGGGCGCTGGAGCCCAGATTGGTGCGCAGGTGCCCGCCGCCGTCGTAGGCTTGACTTATGGCTGCCATCACATCCGTGAGGGACGCGGCTGCGAATACCGTAATAACGGGGCTTTCCGAAGCCGCGGAATCACCGTCGGCATCCGGGCCTGAACAGCCGGCAGCCGCAACGAGCAGCAAGATGGACACGGCGGCGGCGGACAGGGCGACAAGGCGCTGACGCCGGCGGATAAAACGCATTGATAGAGCCTAACCGCGAAAGGGCGTAGCCTCGACCCATGGGAATCCAGCTGGGAATGCCGTCCATTGGCGCGCCGCTGATCGGCGGTCCGTCCACGGCGACCGATTCAACCGCCCCTGCGGCCGGCTGCACGCCCGTCGAAACTCCCGCAGCGGAGCCGCCGGCAACGGCCGGAGCGGCTGCGGCTGCCGGGGTGCGGGCCGCCGACGGACTGCTGGACCGCTACGGGCGGCGTGCCACCGATATGCGGCTCTCGCTCACTGACAAGTGCAACCTGCGCTGCACCTACTGCATGCCGGCGGAAGGGCTGGACTGGCTGGCCAAGGACAAGGTGCTGACGGCCGCCGAGATCATCCGGCTCGTGGGAATCGGAGTGAACACCCTCGGCGTGCGCGAACTGCGGCTCACCGGCGGTGAGCCGCTGGTACGGGCGGATCTGGTGGACATCATTGCCGGCATCCGCGCCAACCACCCGGAGCTCCCCATTTCGCTGACCACCAACGCGCTGGGCCTGGATAAAAAGGCCCAAGCGTTGAAGGACGCCGGGCTGAGCCGAATCAACGTCTCGCTGGACTCCCTCCATCCGGACACCTTTGCGCAGCTGACACGGCGCCCGTTCCTTCCCCGCGTGCTGGCCGGGGTTGAGGAAGCCGCCCGGGTGGGCCTGGGGCTGATCAAGATCAACGCCGTCCTGATGCGTGGAATTAACGACGTCGAGTCTCCGGACCTGCTGGAGTGGGCGGTCAGCCACGGCTTTGAACTGCGCTTCATTGAACAGATGCCGCTGGACGCCGACCACGGCTGGACCCGGGACGGCATGATCACCGCTGCGGAAATCCGCAGCAGGCTGGAGCGGGACTTTATCCTCACCCCCGACCCACGGCAGCGCGACGGCGCCCCCGCCGAGCGCTGGGAGGTCCGGCGCCGCTCCGCTCCCGGGATCGTGGCCGGAACCGTGGGGATCATTGCCTCGGTCACCGAACCGTTCTGCACCGACTGCCGGCGCACCCGGATTACAGCGGAGGGAAAAGTGCGCAGCTGCCTCTTTTCCCACGAGGAAACCGATTTGCTGGAGCTGCTCCGCACCCCGGACGCCGGCGACGACGACGTGGCGGCACGCTGGCAGGACGCCATGTGGGGCAAGCCCAAGGCCCACGGAATGGACCATACGGGTCTGGGCGATGCCGACTATGTGCAGCCGGACCGAACCATGAGCGCGATAGGCGGCTAAATGCTGATTCGATATTTTGGCGCCGCGAAGGCTGCCTCGGGTGTGGAGGAAGAGACCTTTTCCGCTGACGGTCCCGATGGCCTTTCCGCCGGTGCGTCCCTGGACGACCTGCTGGAATTCCTGGGTGCCCGCCACTCGGAAGCCCCTGCGGGCACTCCCCCGCTGAAGAGCGTCATCTCCCGCAGCACGTTTCTGGTGAACGGGTACGCGGCGCGCGACCGGTCCCTCACGCTGGATTTCGGGGACGCAGTGGACATCCTGCCGCCCTTCGCCGGCGGCTGAATCGCCCGACCTTTAAAGATCCCGAGATGGCAGAAAGTGCGCCTCCCAAGGCTGGGAAGCGCACTTTCTGTTTCTAGCGCGTCAGTGGTGTCCCGCAGGACGGTGAGAGGGGAAGGAAGGCTAGAAGCCCAGCTCCTCCGCGGACTTGAACGGTCCCACAATCGTGATGGTGCGCGGGGCGGCAGCCAGTTCGGCGGCCAGCGCCTGCACTTCCGCGGCCGTTACGGCACCGATGCGGGCCAGGGACTCATCAATGTCGATGAACTCCCCGCTGACCAGTTCGGCGCGGCCCAGGCGGGACATGCGCGAGCTGGAGTCCTCCAGCGCCATGACCATGCCGCCGGCAATCTGGCCGCGGGCCTTCTTCAGTTCCGCTTCATCCACGCCGTCAGCCGCGAGGCGCTCCAGCTCCGAGCCCATCAGGTCGATGACCTGCCGGGTTTTGGCCGGGGAGCAGCCTGCGTACATGCCGAAGTAGCCGGCATCAGCGTAGGACGCGGAGAAGGAATACGTGGAGTACACCAGGCCGCGTTTTTCGCGGATTTCCTGGAACAGGCGCGAGGACATGCCGCCGCCCAGGATGGTGTTCAGGACGCTCATGGCGAACCGGCGGTCATCGGTGGCCGTCAATGACGGGCAGCCCATGACCACGTTGGCCTGCTCCACCGGCCGGTTGATGACCTGCACACCGGCGGTGCCGGTGATCACTGCGGGTTCGGTGTTGCGGCGCGGGGCCGGTGATGCGTCCTCGGAAAGGTCCCAGCCGGCCTTTTTCAGGGCGTCGAGCACCAGGGCGCAGACCTCGTCGTGCTCCAGGCCGCCGGCAGCGGTGACCACCAGTTCGGTGGGCCGGTAGTAGCGGTGGTAGTGCTCCAGCACGGCTTCGCGCGGAACGCTCATGATGGCTTCGGGAGTGCCGCCGATGGGCCGGCCCAGGGCGTGGTCGCCCAGGACAGCCTCGGCAAACTTCTCGTGGCACAGGTCCGCGGGATCGTCGGCATCCATGGCAATTTCTTCCAGGATGACGTCGCGTTCCTGCTCCAGCTCCTCCGGGTCCAGGACCGCGGAGGTGATCATGTCGGTGATGACGTCAATGGCCATCGGCAGATCGGTGTCCAGCACCCGTGCGTAGTAACAGGTGCTTTCCTTGGCCGTCGCGGCGTTGGACTCGCCGCCAACCTCGTCAAAGGCCAGCGCAATGTCCAGCGCCGTGCGCCGGGTGGTGCCCTTGAACAGCAGGTGCTCAAGGAAGTGGGTGGAGCCGTGCCGGCCCGCGGCTTCATCCCGCGAGCCGACACCAACCCAGAAGCCGATGGTCGCACTCCGCTGGCCGGGCATGGCTTCGGTCAGTACGCGCACTCCGCCGGGAAGGACGGAACGGCGTACGACGGCGCCTCCGGGCGTTCCCATCACGAGGGAGGGATCACCGGGAAGAATGGTCAGCGGAAGGCGGACAACCGTCCCGGATGCCGGAGCATGTCCGGCATCGGGACGGTTTCCATCAGCAATATGTGACATTTACTCTGCGGACTCGGTTTCTGCCGCTTCTTCGCCTTCGGCGTCTTCAGCAACAACCGGAGACAGGGACAGCTTGCCGCGGTCATCGATCTTGGTGATTTCCACCTGGATCTTCTGGCCGACGGAAACTACCTCGTCAACGTTGTCCACGCGCTTGCCACCGGCGAGCTTGCGCAGCTCGGAGATGTGCAGCAGTCCGTCCTTGCCCGGGGTCAGGGAAACGAAGGCACCGAACGTGGTGGTCTTCACAACCGTACCGAGGTAACGCTCGCCGATCTCGGGGACCTGCGGGTTGGCGATCGCGTTGACCGCCGCACGGGCAGCCTCGGCGGAGGTGCCGTCGGTTGCGCCGATGAGGACGGTGCCGTCATCTTCGATGGAGATGTCAGCGCCGGTGTCCTCCTGGATCTGATTGATCATCTTGCCCTTCGGGCCGATGACCTCGCCGATCTTGTCCACGGGGATCTTCACCGAGATGATGCGCGGGGCGAACTCGGAGAGCTCGTCCGGGGTATCGATCGCAGCGTCCATGACACCGAGGATGTGGAGGCGTGCTTCGCGGGCCTGCTTCAGGGCTGCTGCCAGCACCGAAGCGGGGATGCCGTCGAGCTTCGTGTCCAGCTGGATGGCCGTAACGAACTCGGAGGTACCGGCAACCTTGAAGTCCATGTCACCGAAGGCATCTTCGGCGCCGAGGATATCGGTCAGGGCGGCGTAGCGGGTCTCGCCGTCAACCTGGTCGGAGACCAGGCCCATGGCAATACCGGCAACCGGAGCGCGCAGCGGAACACCGGCGTTGAGCATGGACAGCGTCGAGGCGCAGACCGAACCCATCGAGGTGGAACCGTTGGAGCTCAGGGCTTCGGAGACCTGGCGGATGGCGTACGGGAATTCCTCACGCGTCGGCAGCACCGGCATGAGCGCGCGCTCTGCCAGGGCACCGTGACCGATTTCGCGGCGCTTGGGCGAACCCACGCGGCCGGTTTCACCGGTGGAGTACGGCGGGAAGTTGTAGTTGTGCATGTAGCGCTTGCGCGTTACCGGAGACAGCGAGTCAATCTGCTGTTCCATCTTCAGCATGTTCAGCGTGGTGACGCCCAGGATCTGGGTTTCGCCGCGCTCAAAGATGGCCGAACCGTGCACGCGGGGCAGAACCTCAACCTCGGCGG
This genomic interval from Arthrobacter citreus contains the following:
- a CDS encoding molybdopterin-dependent oxidoreductase, encoding MNGTNRFLTLWASAAGIVAVGLAVAAGELSAALLSPSLSPVSAVGSVVIDAMPGPVKDWAIGLFGTADKAAFLVAMAAVIAVLAAAAGILELRRPPAGAVVVALFGAAGLVAVLTRSQMSLLSLVPPLVAAAVGLAVLRAFVDRIRKWGDAAPADMGARRRDVLLGVGGGAGVAVAAGALAGTSRAGQITTVGLRDGIVLPAAVTPAQPIPAGAELGISGLDPVLTPAADFYRIDTALSVPLVNSEQWSLKVTGMVDREVEISFAELLAKPLQESYVTLACVSNEVGGSLIGNAKWLGWPVRDLLAAAGVQDGADMVLSTSRDGWTASTPLEALTDSRDALLAVGMNGEPLPLEHGFPVRLVVPGLYGYVSATKWVTELKVTRFSDETAYWTERGWTERGPIKLSSRIDTPSNRASVEAGAVTVAGMAWAQHTGIRGVQVRVDGGRWQDADLATGISADTWVQWSAVLDLGAGDHEVTVRAIDATGAAQDERERPVVPDGATGLHTVQMNAR
- the moaC gene encoding cyclic pyranopterin monophosphate synthase MoaC, whose translation is MTGTDGQQPGLTHVREDGSAHMVDVSAKTETTRIATATARLRTTAEVVKLVSEGGLPKGDALAVSRVAGIMGAKQTSTLIPLCHPLPLTKVTVDFEPGETDVVILATAKTKALTGVEMEALTAASVAALTLYDMIKAVDKHASITDIRVLAKSGGKSGDWSL
- a CDS encoding M16 family metallopeptidase, with amino-acid sequence MSHIADGNRPDAGHAPASGTVVRLPLTILPGDPSLVMGTPGGAVVRRSVLPGGVRVLTEAMPGQRSATIGFWVGVGSRDEAAGRHGSTHFLEHLLFKGTTRRTALDIALAFDEVGGESNAATAKESTCYYARVLDTDLPMAIDVITDMITSAVLDPEELEQERDVILEEIAMDADDPADLCHEKFAEAVLGDHALGRPIGGTPEAIMSVPREAVLEHYHRYYRPTELVVTAAGGLEHDEVCALVLDALKKAGWDLSEDASPAPRRNTEPAVITGTAGVQVINRPVEQANVVMGCPSLTATDDRRFAMSVLNTILGGGMSSRLFQEIREKRGLVYSTYSFSASYADAGYFGMYAGCSPAKTRQVIDLMGSELERLAADGVDEAELKKARGQIAGGMVMALEDSSSRMSRLGRAELVSGEFIDIDESLARIGAVTAAEVQALAAELAAAPRTITIVGPFKSAEELGF
- a CDS encoding MoaD/ThiS family protein, which codes for MLIRYFGAAKAASGVEEETFSADGPDGLSAGASLDDLLEFLGARHSEAPAGTPPLKSVISRSTFLVNGYAARDRSLTLDFGDAVDILPPFAGG
- a CDS encoding molybdenum cofactor biosynthesis protein MoaE, giving the protein MDIEQSAPGGAAASEVVNATVSDLPLNAEHAHDAAWSPECGAVVGFSGIVRNHDGGRGVASLSYSAHPSAEQVIAEVAADIAAAHDGVRIWVGHRTGPLEIGDAALVAAVGAAHRGVAFAACSELVDTVKARVPIWKEQGFNDGTSEWVGVSDAPQ
- a CDS encoding molybdate ABC transporter permease subunit, which translates into the protein MTRGARATTPAWLWIPASLALLFCAGPVAALLLNVPFASLGALLTAPEARTALLLSVTTSVGSTLICVVLGLPLAVLFSKLAGPWMQVLRGILLIPLVLSPVVSGIALLYFWGRQGLAGRFLEPAGLGVGYSPAAVLIVQVFVSLPFFVVASLSSLRAVDHDLEMAAATSGAGPTAILRHITIPLALPGIIVGALLAFARSLGEYGATITFAGSIEGRTRTLPLQIELSLNSNQPEIALGICLILISLYLVLLALARLGVGLLVPR
- a CDS encoding MogA/MoaB family molybdenum cofactor biosynthesis protein, producing the protein MTAGPAAPQQPPRRTAGVLIASTRAARGEYEDECGPLASDWLYALGFDVVLAEVVPDGDGVGESLRRMLALEPAVILTSGGTGLSPDDHTPEQTLPLLEREVPGIMEALRADGRTKTPMAAISRGYAGTVGRTFIVNLPGSPGAVADGLAVLEPIIGHICGQLEGHHGH
- the modA gene encoding molybdate ABC transporter substrate-binding protein — translated: MRFIRRRQRLVALSAAAVSILLLVAAAGCSGPDADGDSAASESPVITVFAAASLTDVMAAISQAYDGGGHLRTNLGSSAQLSGQLLSGAPADVVIAADMEALDAVRAEGLVSREQVVAGNTTVLALAPGNPAGITSLADLGGGAARAAVCAPSVPCGRAAERVLDAAGVALSGESREDSVRSVLTKVVTGQADAGLVYQTDALSAAKQGVTYLEVSDPEPNQYPAALTAEGAEHEAAVRFYEWLAGEEAAGILRDAGFRPPGT
- the moaA gene encoding GTP 3',8-cyclase MoaA, which produces MGIQLGMPSIGAPLIGGPSTATDSTAPAAGCTPVETPAAEPPATAGAAAAAGVRAADGLLDRYGRRATDMRLSLTDKCNLRCTYCMPAEGLDWLAKDKVLTAAEIIRLVGIGVNTLGVRELRLTGGEPLVRADLVDIIAGIRANHPELPISLTTNALGLDKKAQALKDAGLSRINVSLDSLHPDTFAQLTRRPFLPRVLAGVEEAARVGLGLIKINAVLMRGINDVESPDLLEWAVSHGFELRFIEQMPLDADHGWTRDGMITAAEIRSRLERDFILTPDPRQRDGAPAERWEVRRRSAPGIVAGTVGIIASVTEPFCTDCRRTRITAEGKVRSCLFSHEETDLLELLRTPDAGDDDVAARWQDAMWGKPKAHGMDHTGLGDADYVQPDRTMSAIGG
- the glp gene encoding gephyrin-like molybdotransferase Glp → MIRRAATRTVEEHRGAVLRLLEGRLAAAPQGTDTVDLVSAAGRILAADVRAPGSLPPFDNSQMDGYAVRTADLASATGQTVPLAISEPIPAGIAAPALAPGTAAPIMTGAMLPAGADAVVPIERAVPDTFFADRDRPGATVSLPSGTLPGDYIRAAGSDIRAGSVALPAGTRLGALQLGLLAALGIPAVQVRALFRVLLLSTGDEVVEPGHALAPGQIHDANSTLLAVSLHEAGAEVVRTRILADSPDRFLAQLREDLARHPVDLVLTSGGISMGAYEVVRLALTGEGVQFLPVAMQPGGPQAIGSVDGIPFLGFPGNPVSSVVSFEVFLRPALGAVTGLPAPRPELAAVLTAEAQSPAAKHQVRRGRYTAPTEPGTAGRVELVGGPSSHLVHALASSNALVHIPAGVQTLPAGAEVTVWLLN
- a CDS encoding tyrosine-protein phosphatase is translated as MRITTLEGTVNFRDTGGLPLAGGGRSAPGVLYRSDAISALTPRGLASLAESGIDVIVDLRTPAEQRMAPDRLPAARSFTRLNLPLFEGAFTGAAQEEMQRARQSGNAGAAARAVEAAVAQLPTLGGIYTEMLQDGSTVFAETARAVAGTDEGSAVLVHCTAGKDRTGVAVALILSAAGVEADAVTADYRKSEANLSGEWADRMLGMIKDLGVPLTDDVVALVTGAPEAAINRALEWIHEHHGDAAGYLLSSGLTEAELAMLRRRLRGQQ